In Candidatus Neomarinimicrobiota bacterium, the DNA window GAGTTCGGAGGGTTACAACACATCCATCGGACTTGAGGATCTACGTGGGGAGAGAGGGGTTGCGGTGACCGATCTCAGGCCTTCAGGCTGGGTGACTGTAGGCAACCAGAAGATTTTTGTCGTGAGCGAGGGCGAGTTTATCTCAAATGGCGGATCCGTGAGAATCTTGACTGTAGACGGAAATCGTGTGGTAGTGCGAAAGACAAGTTCGTCGGAAGAACAATCACAATTAGAAGGAGGATAAGATGTTTGTATCCGTATTTACACTGATTCTACTCATACTTGTCGCCGTTGTACTCCTGTTGATTCTTTACTACGTGCCACTTGGATTGTGGATACAAGCCGTTGTATCGCTTGGTCTCGGTCGGATTACGATCGTTGATCTCATACGCATGAGATTGAGGAGAATTCCCCCTCGAACCATTGTGGACGGCATCATAAATCTTCACAAAGCGGGTCTTGAAGACATCTCAACAGGTATGATGGAGACTCATTTTCTGGCGGGAGGTAACGTACCCCATGTGGCGCTGTCCCTTATCGCCGCTGACAAGGCAAAGATTCCCCTCAACTTTACTACTGCCACTGCCATTGACCTGGCTGGGCGGGATGTAAAAGAAGCGGTTCAGACATCCGTCTACCCGAAAGTGATCGACGCTCCAAAGGACGGGACTCTGGCGGCCGTTGCCAAAGACGGCGTCGAAGTGAAAGCCAGGGCTCGCGTAACGGTGCGGACCAATATCCCGGGTCTGGTGGGAGGGGCCACCGACGAAACCGTTATCGCCAGGGTTGGAGAAGGGATTGTAAGTGCTATCGGTTCATCAGATTCCTACAAGAATGTGCTGGAAAACCCCGATTCCATCTCGAAGAAGGTCCTGGCCAAAGGTCTGGATGCAGGAACGGCATATGAGATCCTGAGTATTGATATTGCCGATGTGGACGTGGGGAGAAACGTGGGTGCCCATTTACAGGCTGATCAGGCAGAAGCCGACCTCCAGGTCGCGCAGGCCCGTGCGGAGACCCGCCGGGCGATGGCCGTGGCAACGGAACAGGAAATGATTGCCAGGGTGGCGGAAATGAGAGCAAAGGTGGTAGAAGCGGAGGCAGAAGTTCCCAAAGCGATGGCCCAAGCATTCCGTGAAGGGAATCTGGGTATCATGGACTACTACAGCATGAAGAATATTCAGGCGGATACAGGAATGAGGGAGTCCATATCACGCGGCGGGAAGAAAGAAGGTTCGGAAGGTTCGGAAGGTTCGGAAAGTGGCAAAAAACGGTAAGCAAGAATGGATTTTAACTACTGGATCATACTGATTGTCATTTACCTCATCTCCCAATGGGTGAGGAGAAGGATTCGCGGCCGGAAACCAAGACAGGCCAGAGAACCGGTTCCTCACCCGGCTGAGGGTGAGGAGGAAAAGGGAGAGAAAGGATTGCCTGAATGGTTCAGAGAGCTCGGGTTATTGGATCTTGAAGAAGAGGAAATGGAACCTCCTCCGGCTCCTGAGATTCCTCCTATGGAACCGGAGGAAGAAGTAGCCCATCTGATTCCAGAGGAAGAACCCCCGTCCCCGGAGCCCGCCGTTGGAGAGTTACAGCGGACGGCGCCGGGAAAGAAGGAGAGTATCCCGGGAGGCCCGTACGGTGATTTGATCTATAATCCTGAAAGTCTGAGAGATTTCATCGTTATCAGAGAGATTCTGGGACCTCCTCGGTCCATCCATCGCTTCAGTCCACGCGCCCGATAAGACTGGGTCAGACGAGTGCACTCTCCTGTCCTGAATCCCGTATGAAAAGGCATGCAGTGTCACAGATTTGGGCCAGGGTGTGAATATCGTCGATATTGAGATCGGATGACATCCCGAACATGTTCAGATCGGCTTCAGGAGCCCGGGAGAGGATTTCGCCGAAGTTCCCATCAAGAACGAGTTGTTGCACATCAACTGGCAGTCTGCCCCGGTGAGCAATCTGCCTGAGTCCCACTCTGGCTTTCTTGATCTTTTCGGGGGAATCCACCGCCCGGATTAATCGCAGCTGACCGTTCCAGTTCCTTTCCAGTTGAAGGGCCGTAAGAAGTGAAAGGTTGCGGTTGGGACTGCCGCCCCGCAGCCAGAGGTTAACTGTTTTTTCGTCACCGAACCCCTTTTCTGAATGTCTGCTGAGCACGATGATTCCCAGTTCCTCCCGAACAGCGATGGAAATGAGTTGTTTCAGGTCTTCGTCCTTTTCAGGGTCGGCACTCATGGACAGAAACATCACATTGGGCGGTAGTGGCATGTCCCTGAGTGCTTGAGTTACGATACTGACTCCTTCCAGAAAGTGATTGGCATCGATCACCGTTGTGGCAGCCAGAATACCTTCTTCTTTTAACGGCTGAACCAGTTTTGTGAGGTCTTCTTCCACCTCTTCAACGGGAATCGATGGCGGTTTTTCCTTCTCCCCCCCGAACAGAAGGCTGACCATCTCGTTGACTCGAGCCTTCACTCCACGGGTATGGATTTTCACGCTGAGCACACGGACACTTCCCCTTGGGAAGACAATATCCCGGATGAAATTCATCCTCTTTTTCCAGTATTGGGGATCTTCTACAGGAACCATCAGATTGGGCTTCCAGGTTTTTGCCGTGTAGGGCATCAGGGATTCCATCCGCACGGCCCACTCGGCGATGGCGGTAAAGATTCCGGCCCGGACGTCACCCCAGGGGGCGGTATGTCCCAGCCGGACCTGCCAGACATAGACGAAGGCGATGACGACCATTGAAACTGCGGCGAAGACAGGATTGATGAGAAACATGGCCACAAAACTCCAGACCGCCCCTATAAAGGGGATCAGCAGAGGAATGTCAAAACTGGGGCGGTAGGAAGGAATGCCGATCTTTTTTTCAATAAAGACGGCGGCATTGATAGTGCCGTAGGTAATGAGGAAGAACATGGTCAAGAGTGGCGCTATCGTATTGAGTTCGCCCAGGACCAAGCTCACCATAATGACTGCGGCAGTGAACACAATAGAGATTCGAGGCTCACCTTTTTCCGTGCGACGAGCGAAGTATTTGGCAAAGGGGACGACTTTGTTCTGGCCCAAGGCCATGAGAGTTCTTGGGCCGCCCACGATGCTTCCGAGAGCTGAGGAAAGTGATGCTCCCAGCAGTCCCCCAATGACCACATAGCGCCACCTTGCCACATCGATCATGACGGTGTAGTTCGTGAGCAGCATCTCCCGTTCAACGAACCGGTCGTACCAGACGGCCAGACCAACATAAACGACGAGGGATATGCCGATCGCGGTGAGGATACCGATAGGAAGACTCCGTTTGGGATTAATCAGATCGCCGGACATGGCCGCGCCAGCCTCTATGCCGGTCACTGCGGGAAAGAAAACGGCGAATACCATCCAAAAAGGCGCTTCTTCGAATTTGCCCCACATGACAACTTGGGGATTGCCGTCGCCCTGCCCCAACAGCAGGGATACGAGGGAGGCCGCGATGACGGCAAGAACAATATAGTGTATCTTCAGGGCCACCTGGGCGCCGATATAAGAGACAATCAGCAAAATCACCAGAACAGCAGTCTTTACCAGCATTGGATCGTGCTCTGGGAAAATGGTGAGC includes these proteins:
- a CDS encoding amino acid permease is translated as MSIPRRFGTFQGVFTPTILTILGVIMYLRLGWVVGNAGLAGAVIIILMAKLVTITTGLAMSSMTTNIKIGAGGSYSIISRSLGLEIGGAVGIPLYFSLTLGAAMYIVGFAEGWLTIFPEHDPMLVKTAVLVILLIVSYIGAQVALKIHYIVLAVIAASLVSLLLGQGDGNPQVVMWGKFEEAPFWMVFAVFFPAVTGIEAGAAMSGDLINPKRSLPIGILTAIGISLVVYVGLAVWYDRFVEREMLLTNYTVMIDVARWRYVVIGGLLGASLSSALGSIVGGPRTLMALGQNKVVPFAKYFARRTEKGEPRISIVFTAAVIMVSLVLGELNTIAPLLTMFFLITYGTINAAVFIEKKIGIPSYRPSFDIPLLIPFIGAVWSFVAMFLINPVFAAVSMVVIAFVYVWQVRLGHTAPWGDVRAGIFTAIAEWAVRMESLMPYTAKTWKPNLMVPVEDPQYWKKRMNFIRDIVFPRGSVRVLSVKIHTRGVKARVNEMVSLLFGGEKEKPPSIPVEEVEEDLTKLVQPLKEEGILAATTVIDANHFLEGVSIVTQALRDMPLPPNVMFLSMSADPEKDEDLKQLISIAVREELGIIVLSRHSEKGFGDEKTVNLWLRGGSPNRNLSLLTALQLERNWNGQLRLIRAVDSPEKIKKARVGLRQIAHRGRLPVDVQQLVLDGNFGEILSRAPEADLNMFGMSSDLNIDDIHTLAQICDTACLFIRDSGQESALV
- the floA gene encoding flotillin-like protein FloA (flotillin-like protein involved in membrane lipid rafts) gives rise to the protein MFVSVFTLILLILVAVVLLLILYYVPLGLWIQAVVSLGLGRITIVDLIRMRLRRIPPRTIVDGIINLHKAGLEDISTGMMETHFLAGGNVPHVALSLIAADKAKIPLNFTTATAIDLAGRDVKEAVQTSVYPKVIDAPKDGTLAAVAKDGVEVKARARVTVRTNIPGLVGGATDETVIARVGEGIVSAIGSSDSYKNVLENPDSISKKVLAKGLDAGTAYEILSIDIADVDVGRNVGAHLQADQAEADLQVAQARAETRRAMAVATEQEMIARVAEMRAKVVEAEAEVPKAMAQAFREGNLGIMDYYSMKNIQADTGMRESISRGGKKEGSEGSEGSESGKKR